Proteins from a genomic interval of Micromonospora sp. NBC_00389:
- a CDS encoding esterase/lipase family protein → MLLRKTALVLALATAALLATTATATAAPAEPAAPAAPAAAPVAAAAAANPVIVVGGLTGVAVAYEPIAARLRADGYRTFIYQLPGLGFGDIPTSARAFATYVGQVRASTGAATVDVVGHSEGGLVARYYLKRLGGTANVGRYVSLGSPQYGTYVANILAFLGLGSCAGVVACQQMTIGSAFLADLNAGDDTPGAVRYTTIRTLQDELVRPTGNAAVNDGATNVLIQAYCPVRVVGHLGLVLDGTSYTIVRGALADGPVRPNCLAL, encoded by the coding sequence ATGCTGCTCCGAAAGACCGCCCTCGTCCTGGCCCTCGCCACCGCCGCCCTGCTTGCCACCACCGCCACGGCCACCGCCGCCCCCGCTGAACCCGCCGCACCCGCCGCACCCGCGGCCGCCCCGGTTGCCGCCGCCGCGGCGGCCAACCCCGTCATCGTGGTCGGCGGGCTCACCGGCGTCGCCGTCGCGTACGAGCCGATCGCCGCCCGACTGCGCGCCGACGGCTACCGGACCTTCATCTACCAACTCCCCGGGCTGGGCTTCGGCGACATCCCCACCTCCGCCCGGGCGTTCGCCACCTACGTCGGCCAGGTGCGCGCCAGCACCGGCGCGGCCACCGTGGACGTCGTGGGTCACTCCGAGGGTGGCTTGGTCGCCCGCTACTACCTCAAGCGGCTCGGCGGCACCGCCAACGTCGGCCGGTACGTCAGCCTCGGCTCGCCGCAGTACGGCACCTACGTGGCGAACATCCTGGCGTTCTTGGGCCTCGGCAGCTGCGCCGGCGTCGTGGCCTGCCAGCAGATGACCATCGGCTCGGCCTTCCTCGCCGACCTCAACGCCGGCGACGACACCCCGGGCGCGGTGCGCTACACCACCATTCGCACGCTGCAGGACGAGCTGGTCCGGCCGACCGGGAACGCCGCCGTTAACGACGGCGCGACCAACGTGCTGATCCAGGCGTACTGCCCGGTGCGGGTGGTCGGGCACCTCGGGTTGGTGCTCGACGGCACCTCGTACACCATCGTGCGCGGCGCCCTGGCCGACGGCCCGGTGCGACCCAACTGCCTCGCGCTCTGA
- a CDS encoding MFS transporter, with protein sequence MAVTSRRGSRRLTFSVLAAGAGFFAMLQSLITPVLPTIQHDLHTSQNTVTWVLTAYLLSASIFTPILGRVGDMVGKERMLVVSLAALAIGCLLAAIAPNISVLIIARVVQGVGGAVFPLSFGIIRDEFPAARVSSAVAAISAIVAAGGGLGVVLAGPIVAALDYRWLFWIPMVVVGLTAVAAHLFVPESPVRTPGRIDWRATLLLSGWLVALLLPISQGAAWGWTSGRVLGLLALAVVLLVGWLVAEVRSTNPLIDMRMMRLPGVWTTNLVALLYGASMFSVYAFLPQFVQTPTAAGYGFGATISQAGLLMLPMLVAMFIAGLVAGRLQAVFSAKAQLATGAAFNVAASAMLALAHDTRWEVAIAGGLVGLGIGLAFASMANLIVGSVPASQTGVATGMNANIRTIGGAIGAAVVSGVITAHPQANGLPREAGFTMGFLVLTAIALAAALAALAVPSARRATSGRRPSTATIVESELAGEFATMPSTR encoded by the coding sequence GTGGCAGTGACCTCCCGACGCGGCTCGCGTCGGCTCACCTTCTCCGTGCTGGCCGCCGGCGCCGGGTTCTTCGCGATGCTCCAGTCGCTGATCACCCCGGTGCTGCCGACCATCCAGCACGATCTGCACACCTCCCAGAACACCGTGACCTGGGTACTGACCGCCTACCTGCTGTCGGCGTCGATCTTCACGCCGATCCTCGGCCGGGTCGGCGACATGGTCGGCAAGGAGCGGATGCTGGTCGTCTCGCTCGCCGCGCTCGCCATCGGCTGTCTGCTGGCCGCCATCGCGCCGAACATCAGCGTGCTCATCATCGCCCGGGTCGTGCAGGGTGTCGGCGGGGCGGTATTCCCGCTGTCGTTCGGCATCATCCGTGACGAGTTCCCCGCCGCGCGGGTCTCCTCCGCCGTCGCCGCCATCTCGGCGATCGTCGCCGCCGGCGGTGGCCTGGGCGTCGTCCTCGCGGGCCCGATCGTGGCCGCACTGGACTACCGGTGGCTGTTCTGGATCCCGATGGTCGTGGTGGGGCTGACCGCCGTCGCCGCCCACCTGTTCGTGCCCGAGTCGCCGGTGCGTACCCCCGGGCGGATCGACTGGCGGGCCACCCTGCTGCTCTCCGGCTGGCTGGTCGCACTGCTGCTGCCGATCAGCCAGGGCGCTGCCTGGGGCTGGACCTCCGGCCGGGTGCTCGGCCTGCTGGCGCTCGCCGTGGTGCTGCTGGTCGGCTGGCTGGTCGCCGAGGTTCGGTCGACCAACCCGTTGATCGACATGCGGATGATGCGGCTGCCCGGCGTCTGGACCACCAACCTGGTCGCCCTGCTCTACGGCGCGTCGATGTTCTCCGTGTACGCGTTCCTCCCGCAGTTCGTGCAGACCCCGACGGCCGCGGGCTACGGCTTCGGCGCCACCATCAGCCAGGCCGGCCTGCTCATGCTGCCGATGCTGGTCGCGATGTTCATCGCCGGCCTGGTCGCCGGCCGGCTCCAGGCGGTCTTCAGCGCGAAGGCGCAGCTCGCCACCGGTGCCGCGTTCAACGTGGCCGCCTCGGCGATGCTGGCCCTCGCGCACGACACCCGCTGGGAGGTCGCCATCGCCGGTGGCCTGGTCGGCCTCGGCATCGGCCTGGCCTTCGCCTCGATGGCCAACCTGATCGTGGGCAGCGTGCCCGCCAGCCAGACCGGCGTGGCGACCGGCATGAACGCCAACATCCGCACCATCGGCGGCGCGATCGGCGCCGCCGTGGTCAGCGGCGTGATCACCGCCCACCCGCAGGCCAACGGCCTGCCCCGGGAGGCCGGCTTCACGATGGGCTTTCTGGTCCTCACCGCGATCGCCCTGGCCGCCGCGCTCGCGGCCCTGGCCGTCCCGTCCGCCCGGCGGGCGACGTCCGGTCGCCGGCCGTCCACCGCGACGATCGTCGAGTCGGAGCTAGCCGGCGAGTTCGCCACCATGCCGTCGACCCGCTGA
- a CDS encoding ASCH domain-containing protein → MKLDDLPLVEFAFPGPLRDQLVAAILSGAKTTTSGLLLGYERENEPLPRVGQRMAVVDSQERRVAAIEVTEVRVVRLADVDLQHALDEGEGDESVAQWRAGHERFWHSAEVRAELGDPGFTVNDDTLVLTKRFRLVHPAGDE, encoded by the coding sequence ATGAAACTCGATGATCTGCCATTGGTGGAGTTCGCGTTCCCCGGGCCGCTACGGGATCAACTGGTGGCCGCGATCCTGTCCGGCGCGAAGACCACGACCTCTGGCCTGCTGCTCGGATACGAGCGCGAGAACGAGCCGTTGCCCCGGGTCGGCCAGCGAATGGCGGTGGTGGACTCGCAGGAACGGCGGGTCGCGGCGATCGAGGTGACCGAGGTGCGGGTGGTCCGGCTCGCGGACGTGGACCTTCAGCACGCCCTCGACGAGGGTGAGGGTGATGAGTCAGTGGCGCAGTGGCGGGCCGGTCACGAGAGGTTCTGGCACAGTGCGGAGGTTCGGGCGGAGCTGGGCGACCCTGGTTTCACCGTGAACGACGACACGTTGGTGCTGACCAAGCGCTTCCGGCTGGTGCACCCCGCCGGAGACGAGTGA
- a CDS encoding pentapeptide repeat-containing protein — MAADEPTERQLRVMPWWLVLVGLLLAAALGWLVLDLLLTEADRATQPDTRATLRIDAIRTGLTVVAGTGGGLALLLAARRQWITERAQRHQESVAARDQAHRDRVQAHAESAAEVAQRHQDRQSGAAEHDAAERRLTELYTRAVELLGNDSAAVRLGGLHALERLGQDNPAQRPTIAAVLCAYLRMPAPDDEPRETEVRRTAQRVLTRHLRADGPAHWPEITLDLTGARLVDFDAAGCTLVDADFTGAVFTGVTSFAGATARGRLRLGATFGDVTFDDLTAEAEVVLDDARFDGQASFDRAVFTAGLSCRRCRFAGPTSFHRATFHQPTSFDATRFGDGSRFRQATFLGGLSMEHTEFAGYAGFRSVRFADMALFRWTVFAADACFEQARFEGAANFGRARFHGAGRFDGAQFGQPPQVDQARAAAGGGHAWPAGTTVERLDDEWLLLVDH, encoded by the coding sequence GTGGCCGCCGACGAACCCACCGAGCGCCAGTTGCGGGTGATGCCGTGGTGGCTGGTCCTGGTCGGCCTGCTCCTCGCTGCCGCCCTGGGCTGGCTGGTGCTGGACCTGCTGCTCACCGAGGCTGACCGGGCCACCCAGCCGGACACCCGCGCCACGCTGCGCATCGACGCGATCCGCACCGGCCTGACCGTGGTCGCCGGCACCGGTGGCGGGCTGGCGCTCCTGCTGGCCGCCCGCCGGCAGTGGATCACCGAACGCGCCCAGCGGCACCAGGAGAGCGTCGCCGCCCGGGACCAGGCCCACCGGGACCGGGTGCAGGCGCACGCCGAGTCGGCGGCCGAGGTCGCGCAGCGGCACCAGGACCGGCAGTCCGGAGCGGCCGAGCACGACGCCGCCGAGCGCCGGCTGACCGAGCTCTACACCCGCGCTGTCGAGCTGCTCGGCAACGACAGCGCCGCGGTACGCCTCGGCGGGCTGCACGCGCTGGAACGCCTCGGCCAGGACAATCCGGCGCAGCGGCCGACGATCGCGGCGGTGCTCTGCGCGTACCTGCGCATGCCGGCGCCGGACGACGAGCCGCGCGAGACGGAGGTCCGACGCACCGCGCAGCGGGTGCTCACCCGGCACCTGCGCGCGGACGGCCCGGCCCACTGGCCGGAGATCACGCTTGATCTGACCGGGGCCCGACTGGTCGATTTCGACGCCGCCGGCTGCACGCTGGTCGACGCGGACTTCACCGGGGCGGTGTTCACCGGTGTCACCAGCTTCGCCGGCGCGACCGCCCGGGGGCGGCTCCGCCTCGGGGCGACCTTCGGCGACGTCACCTTCGACGACCTCACCGCCGAGGCGGAGGTGGTCCTGGACGACGCCCGCTTCGACGGTCAAGCCAGCTTCGACCGGGCCGTTTTCACCGCCGGCCTGTCCTGTCGGCGGTGCCGCTTCGCCGGCCCGACGTCATTTCACCGGGCGACCTTCCACCAGCCGACCAGCTTCGACGCGACCCGCTTCGGCGACGGGAGCAGGTTCCGGCAGGCCACGTTCCTCGGCGGCCTGTCCATGGAGCACACCGAGTTCGCCGGGTACGCGGGGTTCCGCTCGGTCCGTTTCGCGGACATGGCCCTCTTCCGGTGGACCGTGTTCGCGGCCGACGCGTGCTTCGAGCAGGCGCGTTTCGAGGGGGCGGCGAACTTCGGCCGGGCCCGGTTCCACGGCGCGGGCAGGTTCGACGGCGCCCAGTTCGGCCAGCCGCCGCAGGTCGACCAGGCGCGGGCGGCGGCCGGCGGCGGACACGCCTGGCCCGCCGGGACGACGGTCGAACGGCTCGACGACGAGTGGCTACTGCTCGTCGACCACTGA
- a CDS encoding TetR/AcrR family transcriptional regulator yields MTSAGQVPEVFARRPKRADARRNYDALVAAAREAFAENGASASLEDVARRAGVGIGTLYRNFANRQELFEAVYVEEVRTLCRSAEDLAELPPWDALVAWLHRFVAYVATKRALAEELLRDSEVFRSCRTEIYAAGEPMMHRAQAAGTVREDVGFDDVVRLISGLTMAQFPSTEQRDRVLGVALDGLRPAPAAH; encoded by the coding sequence ATGACCAGCGCGGGGCAGGTGCCCGAGGTCTTCGCCCGGCGGCCCAAGCGGGCTGACGCGCGGCGCAACTACGACGCGCTGGTGGCCGCTGCCCGCGAGGCGTTCGCCGAAAACGGCGCGTCCGCATCGCTGGAGGACGTGGCCCGCCGAGCCGGCGTCGGCATCGGCACCCTCTACCGGAACTTCGCCAACCGCCAGGAGCTGTTCGAGGCCGTCTACGTCGAGGAGGTCCGGACACTCTGCCGGTCCGCCGAGGACCTGGCCGAACTGCCCCCGTGGGACGCCCTCGTGGCCTGGCTGCACCGGTTCGTCGCGTACGTGGCCACCAAGCGGGCGCTCGCCGAGGAACTGCTGCGCGACTCCGAGGTCTTCCGGAGCTGTCGGACAGAGATCTACGCCGCCGGCGAGCCGATGATGCACCGTGCCCAGGCGGCCGGGACGGTCCGCGAGGACGTCGGCTTCGACGACGTGGTGCGGCTGATCAGCGGCCTCACCATGGCCCAGTTCCCGTCGACCGAGCAGCGCGACCGGGTGCTTGGCGTGGCCCTCGACGGCCTGCGGCCCGCGCCCGCCGCCCACTGA
- a CDS encoding aldo/keto reductase: protein MATDISKQPAKASGTYRIGGDVTVNRLGYGAMQITGPGVWGDPKDPAEALRVLRRAVELGVTFIDTADSYGPFVSELLIREALHPYADDLVIATKGGFTRAGPGDWRVVGRPEYLRQQCELSLRHLGLDTIPLYQLHRIDPQVPLADQLGELALLQQEGKIQHIGLSEVSVAQIEESRAITTIASVQNLYNLANRSAEDVLEYCERNDIAFIPWFPIATGELARPGGPLDAISSAHGATPAQLALAWLLRRSPVMLPIPGTSSVAHLEENVAAGDVRLTDDEFEALAKAS, encoded by the coding sequence ATGGCGACCGACATCAGCAAGCAGCCCGCGAAGGCTTCCGGCACGTACCGGATCGGGGGCGACGTCACCGTGAACCGGCTCGGCTACGGGGCCATGCAGATCACCGGGCCGGGCGTCTGGGGAGACCCGAAGGACCCGGCCGAGGCGCTCCGGGTGCTGCGCCGGGCGGTGGAGCTGGGCGTGACCTTCATCGACACCGCCGACTCGTACGGCCCGTTCGTCTCCGAGCTGCTGATCCGCGAGGCCCTGCACCCGTACGCCGATGATCTGGTCATCGCGACCAAGGGTGGGTTCACCCGGGCCGGGCCGGGCGACTGGCGCGTGGTGGGCCGCCCGGAGTACCTGCGCCAGCAGTGCGAGCTGAGCCTGCGTCACCTCGGCCTGGACACCATCCCGCTCTACCAGCTGCACCGGATCGACCCGCAGGTGCCACTCGCCGACCAGCTGGGCGAGCTGGCGCTGTTGCAGCAGGAGGGCAAGATCCAGCACATCGGACTGTCCGAGGTGAGCGTCGCGCAGATCGAGGAGTCCCGCGCGATCACCACGATCGCGTCGGTGCAGAACCTGTACAACCTCGCGAACCGCAGCGCCGAGGACGTGCTGGAGTACTGCGAGCGCAACGACATCGCGTTCATCCCGTGGTTCCCGATCGCCACCGGTGAGCTGGCCCGCCCGGGCGGCCCGCTGGACGCTATCTCCTCCGCGCACGGCGCGACGCCCGCGCAGCTCGCGCTGGCCTGGCTGCTGCGCCGGTCGCCGGTGATGCTGCCGATCCCCGGTACGTCCTCGGTGGCGCACCTGGAGGAGAACGTGGCCGCGGGCGACGTGCGGCTCACCGATGACGAGTTCGAGGCGCTGGCCAAGGCGAGCTGA
- a CDS encoding DUF6244 family protein, giving the protein MSAAQIIARLAAASQKLDEAKAKTAAAAQDAAEARALVAGALEGVAAGPLIGMIDAYRQALAQASQGGDPAKQHVQETIAKVRALGN; this is encoded by the coding sequence GTGAGCGCAGCACAGATCATCGCGAGGTTGGCGGCGGCCTCGCAGAAGCTGGACGAGGCGAAGGCCAAGACCGCAGCGGCAGCGCAGGACGCCGCCGAAGCGCGGGCGCTGGTCGCCGGCGCGCTGGAGGGTGTGGCCGCCGGCCCGCTGATCGGCATGATCGACGCGTACCGTCAGGCTCTCGCGCAGGCGTCCCAGGGCGGCGACCCGGCCAAACAGCACGTCCAGGAGACGATCGCGAAGGTCCGCGCGCTGGGAAACTGA
- a CDS encoding CHAT domain-containing protein: MWRRFRSDPVDRLRARLDRFGTTRDARAVLDSGAMRDAEAVKELVTSTPPDGSLSESVVDGLFLLACLHWYRYQLLPPGEDADDLGRAVTLTEILLRIAPQLVPPSLLALLHAHRPPSDTGRVPDQRGPGGPTSAPTRSDRGAGPGRSGRTAGSASGEAGALFLEAVMLMGGAETNRDYRVADRAAALLQRAVDGTPAGEPERLHYLSALGKVHRDQFRHLGRRSALPPAIEAHRESLESTPAGDPERPTRLFNLGNVLGDRYEVDGAPADLDESITLLRDAARAAGVSPSVRAMARANLGQRLRDRWRLRSRPADLDEAVDAFAAARAGGDPRVAALHGTALAERFLRDQAPADRDAGIEAYRVALTGFGGLEPDLAGTAQAGLATLLAERHQADAAPDDLDAAIEAYRAAAGSGSPHGGLDPAEIRRAVGGLLVSRYEQRRRTEDITEAVRLLRDAVTVAREPGQRARRLADLGYALGRGYADLGGVTALRAAREALTEAESLVPRTDPLHHQVLNNLGNTLRELSDLAGEPALLEPAAVALRAAVAAVAPDAVLLPRYRSNLGLVLQAMFASTQDLATLTEAIQVLAQVTEIAPPGHPDRLPALTNYGSALNRRVELALDGALPAGGEPADQVAAGVARDSEAAVTALREAAELAEREAEPAEYVQALATLALAHLLRHRLHDNPTALDEAIRLLQQLSERPPSVDGERYRVLTNLGNALVLRYQAGRDDADATAMLAAYRGAVEELPAEHPARTMCLSNLATALEAVASSADDPVTGPGAAAVADSAVAVPAAADDSAVLAEATAALHAAAAVESAPSLLRASAASRYAEHAAAAGDLPAALDGYATAIELIDLVAWHGMDSDDQTRLLGLFPGLASDAAAVAIDLDRPERAVELLEYGRGVLLTRAHDASADLAALRTRAPRLAARLVDLQAALDGFTALPPAGIDGPSSRVSAGPVSSVDAVPPGGVLSPAGWGSGVASAEGSASTVGAGPTPEQRYDLAMRRRDLLAVIRDQPAFADFLRPPPFAALARAAVGGPVVLVNVASRRCDALVVADGQVTVVPLPGLTLADLLARTAGFLTAIAVLTGAATPDGPEPAVQRRRAAARTEVGQTLDWLWGVVAAPVLDAATPVPAQSDSAAADPDGPVPEAGADWPRLWWCPTGLLTLLPLHAAGPLDGGDGVLDRVVSSYTASLRALAHARRGVPARPEPVDSALVVGMPQTPGLSDLPGVDQEVEIVRRHLPRVRSLLGPAATPAAVLAALPGQPIAHLSCHGTQDLGAPAWGRLALAGGRLHVRDLWRPAGSPAALAVLSACETVRGGAALPDEALTLGTAFQLAGFRHVIGALWSISDALTVRLCADLYAGLAVPGGIAPDRAAVALHEAVRRLRAALPDRPDTWASYAHLGP, encoded by the coding sequence ATGTGGCGACGGTTCAGGTCGGACCCGGTGGATCGGCTGCGGGCGCGGCTGGACCGCTTCGGCACGACCAGGGACGCTCGCGCGGTGCTCGACTCCGGGGCGATGCGCGACGCCGAGGCGGTCAAGGAGCTGGTGACCTCCACGCCCCCCGACGGGTCGCTGTCGGAGTCGGTCGTCGATGGCCTCTTCCTGCTCGCCTGTCTGCACTGGTACCGCTACCAACTGCTGCCGCCCGGTGAGGACGCCGACGATCTCGGCCGGGCGGTCACGCTCACCGAGATCCTGCTGCGCATCGCCCCGCAGCTGGTACCGCCGTCGCTGCTGGCGCTGCTGCATGCGCACCGACCGCCGTCGGACACCGGCCGGGTCCCCGACCAGCGCGGCCCCGGCGGGCCGACGTCCGCGCCGACCCGTTCCGACCGGGGCGCCGGTCCCGGTCGCAGCGGGCGTACGGCCGGGTCGGCCTCCGGCGAGGCCGGCGCGCTGTTCCTCGAAGCCGTCATGCTGATGGGCGGCGCGGAGACCAACCGCGACTACCGGGTCGCCGACCGGGCGGCGGCGCTGCTGCAACGAGCGGTGGACGGCACGCCAGCGGGCGAGCCGGAGCGGCTGCACTACCTGTCCGCCCTCGGCAAGGTGCACCGCGACCAGTTCCGGCACCTCGGCCGGCGGAGTGCCCTGCCGCCCGCCATCGAGGCGCACCGGGAGAGCCTGGAGTCCACCCCGGCCGGTGACCCGGAACGTCCGACCCGGCTGTTCAACCTCGGCAACGTGCTCGGCGACCGGTACGAGGTCGACGGCGCGCCGGCGGACCTGGACGAGTCGATCACGCTGCTGCGCGACGCCGCCCGGGCCGCCGGCGTCAGCCCGTCGGTGCGTGCCATGGCGCGGGCCAACCTCGGGCAGCGGCTGCGGGACCGGTGGCGGCTGCGGAGCCGACCGGCCGACCTCGACGAGGCGGTCGACGCGTTCGCCGCGGCCCGAGCCGGCGGCGATCCCCGGGTCGCCGCGCTGCACGGCACCGCGCTCGCCGAACGGTTCCTGCGTGACCAGGCTCCGGCCGACCGGGATGCCGGGATCGAGGCGTACCGGGTGGCGCTGACCGGGTTCGGCGGGCTCGAACCGGACCTGGCCGGCACCGCACAGGCCGGCCTGGCCACCCTGCTCGCCGAGCGGCACCAGGCCGACGCCGCCCCGGACGACCTCGACGCGGCGATCGAGGCGTACCGGGCGGCCGCCGGTTCCGGCTCGCCACACGGCGGCTTGGATCCGGCCGAGATCCGGCGTGCGGTGGGCGGCCTGCTGGTGAGCCGGTACGAGCAGCGGCGGCGGACCGAGGACATCACCGAGGCGGTGCGGCTGCTGCGCGACGCGGTCACCGTCGCCAGGGAACCGGGTCAGCGGGCCCGCCGCCTCGCCGATCTCGGCTACGCGCTGGGCCGGGGGTACGCCGACCTGGGCGGGGTGACCGCGCTGCGGGCCGCCCGGGAGGCGCTCACCGAGGCGGAGTCGCTGGTTCCCCGTACCGACCCGCTGCACCATCAGGTGCTCAACAACCTGGGCAACACCCTGCGCGAGCTGTCCGACCTGGCGGGGGAACCGGCGCTGCTGGAGCCGGCCGCCGTGGCGCTGCGGGCCGCGGTCGCCGCCGTCGCGCCGGACGCCGTCCTGCTGCCCCGGTACCGCTCGAACCTGGGCCTGGTGTTGCAGGCCATGTTCGCCTCCACCCAGGACCTGGCCACCCTGACCGAGGCGATCCAGGTGCTGGCGCAGGTGACCGAGATCGCGCCGCCCGGGCACCCCGACCGGCTGCCGGCGTTGACCAACTACGGCTCCGCGTTGAACCGCCGGGTGGAGCTCGCCCTGGACGGCGCGCTGCCCGCCGGTGGCGAGCCCGCCGACCAGGTCGCGGCCGGCGTCGCCCGAGACTCCGAGGCCGCGGTGACCGCGCTCCGCGAGGCGGCGGAGCTGGCCGAGCGGGAGGCCGAGCCGGCCGAGTACGTCCAGGCGCTCGCCACCCTCGCCCTGGCCCACCTGCTGCGACACCGTCTGCACGACAACCCGACCGCCCTGGACGAGGCGATCCGGCTGCTGCAGCAGCTGAGCGAGCGCCCGCCATCGGTCGACGGGGAGCGGTACCGGGTCCTCACCAACCTCGGTAACGCGCTGGTGCTGCGCTACCAGGCCGGCCGGGACGACGCGGACGCCACCGCCATGCTCGCGGCCTACCGGGGAGCGGTCGAGGAGTTGCCGGCCGAGCATCCCGCCCGCACCATGTGCCTGAGCAACCTGGCCACCGCCCTGGAGGCGGTCGCGTCCTCCGCCGACGACCCGGTGACCGGCCCCGGCGCCGCCGCCGTGGCCGACTCTGCTGTCGCCGTCCCTGCTGCCGCCGATGATTCGGCCGTACTGGCCGAGGCGACCGCCGCGCTCCACGCCGCCGCAGCGGTGGAGTCCGCGCCGTCGCTGCTCCGGGCGAGTGCCGCCAGCCGGTACGCGGAACACGCCGCGGCGGCCGGCGACCTGCCGGCCGCGCTCGACGGGTACGCCACCGCGATCGAGCTGATCGACCTGGTGGCCTGGCACGGCATGGACTCCGACGACCAAACCCGCCTGCTCGGGCTGTTCCCCGGGCTGGCCAGCGACGCGGCGGCGGTCGCCATCGACCTCGACCGCCCGGAACGCGCCGTCGAGCTGCTGGAGTACGGCCGCGGCGTCCTGCTGACCCGGGCACACGACGCGAGCGCCGACCTGGCCGCGCTGCGCACGCGGGCCCCACGGCTGGCGGCCCGCCTCGTTGACCTTCAGGCCGCCCTCGACGGCTTCACCGCGCTGCCGCCCGCCGGCATCGACGGTCCGAGCAGCCGTGTGTCGGCCGGCCCGGTGTCGTCGGTCGACGCGGTGCCCCCGGGTGGGGTGCTGTCGCCGGCCGGGTGGGGGAGTGGCGTGGCGTCCGCCGAGGGTTCGGCGTCGACGGTCGGGGCTGGGCCGACCCCGGAGCAGCGGTACGACCTCGCCATGCGCCGCCGCGACCTGCTCGCCGTGATCCGCGACCAACCCGCCTTCGCCGACTTCCTCCGCCCGCCGCCGTTCGCCGCCCTGGCCCGGGCCGCTGTCGGTGGCCCGGTGGTGCTGGTCAACGTCGCCAGCCGGCGCTGCGACGCACTGGTGGTCGCCGACGGTCAGGTCACCGTGGTGCCGCTGCCCGGGCTGACCCTGGCCGACCTGCTCGCCCGGACGGCCGGTTTCCTGACCGCGATCGCGGTGCTCACCGGGGCGGCGACGCCGGACGGCCCGGAGCCGGCGGTGCAGCGCCGCCGGGCGGCGGCACGGACCGAGGTCGGCCAGACGCTGGACTGGCTGTGGGGGGTCGTCGCCGCACCGGTGCTCGACGCGGCCACCCCCGTCCCGGCACAGTCCGACTCGGCGGCCGCCGACCCGGACGGACCCGTACCGGAGGCCGGGGCGGACTGGCCACGACTGTGGTGGTGCCCGACCGGGCTGCTCACCCTGCTGCCGTTGCACGCGGCCGGCCCCCTCGACGGTGGTGACGGGGTGCTGGACCGGGTGGTCTCGTCGTACACCGCGTCGCTGCGGGCGCTGGCGCACGCCCGGCGCGGCGTCCCGGCCCGGCCCGAGCCGGTCGACTCGGCGCTGGTCGTCGGCATGCCGCAGACCCCCGGCCTGTCCGACCTGCCCGGCGTCGATCAGGAGGTGGAGATCGTCCGCCGGCACCTGCCGCGGGTCCGCTCACTGCTCGGCCCGGCGGCCACCCCGGCGGCGGTGCTCGCCGCGCTGCCCGGCCAGCCGATCGCCCACCTGTCCTGTCACGGCACCCAGGATCTGGGCGCCCCGGCCTGGGGTCGCCTCGCGCTGGCCGGCGGCCGGCTGCACGTGCGGGACCTGTGGCGGCCCGCGGGCAGCCCGGCCGCGCTGGCCGTCCTGTCCGCGTGCGAGACGGTGCGCGGCGGAGCGGCCCTGCCCGACGAGGCGCTCACCCTCGGCACCGCGTTCCAGCTCGCCGGGTTCCGGCACGTCATCGGCGCGCTCTGGTCCATCTCGGACGCGCTGACCGTGCGACTCTGCGCCGACCTGTACGCCGGCCTGGCGGTGCCCGGCGGGATCGCCCCGGACCGGGCGGCGGTGGCTCTGCACGAGGCCGTCCGCCGGCTCCGCGCCGCCCTGCCCGACCGGCCCGACACCTGGGCGAGCTACGCCCACCTGGGCCCCTGA
- a CDS encoding nitroreductase family deazaflavin-dependent oxidoreductase, with protein MTAAEQDETIEDSPVGWVASHIRRYVETDGADGGKYHGYPALLLTTRGRRSGRLHRTALIYGRDGDSYLLAASAGGAAKHPAWYLNLNADPAVEIQVDAERFTGRARTATAEERARLWPVMTAVFPTYARYQKDTDREIPVVIVERV; from the coding sequence GTGACCGCGGCTGAGCAGGACGAGACGATCGAGGACAGCCCTGTCGGCTGGGTCGCCAGCCACATCCGGCGCTACGTGGAGACCGACGGCGCCGACGGCGGTAAATACCACGGGTACCCGGCACTGCTGCTCACCACGCGGGGCCGCCGGTCCGGGAGGCTGCACCGGACCGCGCTGATCTACGGCCGTGACGGCGACAGCTATCTGCTGGCGGCGTCGGCCGGCGGCGCGGCGAAGCACCCCGCCTGGTACCTGAATCTGAACGCCGACCCCGCGGTGGAGATCCAGGTCGACGCCGAGCGGTTCACCGGACGCGCCCGCACCGCGACAGCCGAGGAACGCGCCCGGCTGTGGCCCGTGATGACGGCGGTCTTCCCGACGTACGCCCGCTATCAAAAGGACACCGACCGCGAGATCCCCGTGGTCATCGTCGAACGCGTCTGA